One genomic region from Balneola sp. encodes:
- a CDS encoding alkyl hydroperoxide reductase: MKTFLVFVLILMFGITTPGDKILVNATADQIVEKIAEFKNEKPVLVNFWATWCAPCIEEFPFLMKLNKEYEGQFKLIFVSGDFEEAREDAVAFLKKQGVDFETYFKVGKDNDFITTISNEWTGALPFTIVYNKKGEVSAAWEGKAEFETFESELLNVINED; the protein is encoded by the coding sequence ATGAAAACATTTTTGGTCTTTGTTTTAATTTTGATGTTTGGAATAACTACTCCCGGAGATAAAATACTGGTTAATGCTACAGCTGACCAAATCGTAGAGAAAATAGCCGAGTTTAAGAATGAGAAACCGGTATTGGTGAATTTTTGGGCTACCTGGTGTGCTCCATGTATCGAAGAATTTCCCTTCTTAATGAAATTGAACAAAGAGTATGAGGGCCAATTCAAGCTTATTTTTGTATCGGGTGATTTTGAAGAAGCGAGAGAAGATGCGGTAGCTTTCCTGAAAAAACAGGGCGTCGATTTTGAGACCTACTTTAAAGTCGGTAAAGACAATGACTTTATTACCACAATTTCTAACGAATGGACAGGTGCACTTCCATTCACCATTGTGTATAATAAGAAAGGCGAAGTTTCAGCTGCATGGGAAGGAAAAGCTGAGTTTGAGACTTTTGAATCAGAATTGTTAAACGTGATAAATGAGGACTAA
- a CDS encoding 1-acyl-sn-glycerol-3-phosphate acyltransferase: protein MMRRLFSIFVFGYFSVLFLIFFVIISLVFIVTFPFDRYRKAPNFTLSIMARFMMKASPWWKMTFMNVDKYDPSEPTIFVCNHQSFLDMAFIYHLPWKMKWVSKKSLTYIPVMGWLVWLTGHLTIDRSSKTALKKLDNLVEPLKDLVPVMIFPEGTRTMDGQLKPFKNGPFLLSLEYGFKLQPMVIDGSFEAMPSGSSNLNPKADFKLKVLDAIDPADFDDMMSLKNHTREVMQEQLKELKHT from the coding sequence ATGATGAGACGACTTTTCAGTATTTTTGTATTCGGCTATTTTTCAGTGCTGTTCCTTATTTTCTTTGTAATAATATCATTGGTTTTTATAGTGACTTTTCCATTCGATAGATACCGAAAGGCGCCCAATTTCACCTTATCTATAATGGCAAGGTTTATGATGAAGGCTAGTCCTTGGTGGAAAATGACGTTCATGAACGTAGATAAATACGATCCATCAGAACCAACTATTTTTGTGTGCAATCATCAGAGCTTTTTGGATATGGCTTTTATATATCATCTGCCCTGGAAAATGAAATGGGTTTCCAAGAAGAGTCTCACCTACATTCCGGTGATGGGCTGGCTGGTTTGGCTTACCGGACATTTAACCATAGATCGATCAAGCAAAACAGCTCTCAAAAAACTGGACAATTTAGTTGAACCCCTAAAAGATTTGGTTCCTGTTATGATCTTCCCGGAAGGAACTCGCACAATGGATGGGCAACTCAAACCGTTTAAGAACGGGCCATTCCTTCTTTCCCTTGAATACGGGTTTAAGTTACAGCCAATGGTAATTGATGGGAGTTTTGAAGCAATGCCATCCGGTTCTTCAAACCTAAACCCTAAAGCAGATTTCAAACTAAAAGTATTAGACGCTATTGACCCCGCAGATTTTGACGATATGATGTCGCTAAAAAATCATACCCGGGAAGTAATGCAGGAACAACTAAAAGAATTAAAGCATACTTGA
- the murQ gene encoding N-acetylmuramic acid 6-phosphate etherase, which yields MESGSKKKELFSQLEKLATEGRNPNTREIDLASAGEIARLINLEDQKVALQVEKKLDVIADVIDLVSDAFQVGGRLLYFGAGTSGRLGVLDAAECPPTFGTPPEQVEGFIAGGKEAMFVAQEGAEDSEETGRAAIEEAMVATPDVVCGLAASGRTPYVHGALKEARIRGCKTILVTTVPAKQIELDVDYLIDVPVGAEVVMGSTRMKSGTAQKMVLNMITTGAMIRQGKIYENVMVDLMLTNEKLVERAKRILMIFSDIDYDRAEELLNKAGGHVKTALVMALGDVTKSDASRLLKKHNGFVRKALLSFDK from the coding sequence TTGGAATCAGGTTCTAAAAAAAAAGAATTATTCTCTCAGCTTGAAAAGTTAGCCACGGAAGGCCGAAATCCTAATACCCGAGAAATTGATCTTGCCTCTGCCGGAGAAATTGCACGGCTTATAAATCTTGAGGATCAAAAAGTAGCACTTCAGGTAGAAAAAAAGCTGGATGTTATCGCTGATGTGATAGATTTAGTTTCGGATGCCTTTCAGGTCGGTGGTCGTCTGCTTTATTTTGGAGCGGGTACCAGTGGTAGGTTAGGGGTTTTGGATGCAGCTGAATGTCCGCCAACATTTGGAACACCCCCAGAACAGGTGGAGGGTTTTATTGCCGGTGGTAAAGAAGCGATGTTTGTTGCTCAGGAAGGAGCGGAAGATTCAGAAGAAACAGGAAGAGCAGCTATTGAAGAAGCGATGGTTGCTACTCCGGATGTAGTTTGTGGTTTAGCAGCTAGCGGTCGCACACCATATGTACATGGAGCGCTCAAAGAAGCCAGAATAAGAGGATGCAAAACCATTCTTGTAACCACCGTTCCTGCTAAGCAGATTGAACTAGATGTTGATTACCTGATTGATGTACCGGTAGGTGCAGAGGTGGTTATGGGAAGTACTCGCATGAAAAGCGGAACGGCTCAAAAAATGGTATTAAATATGATTACAACAGGGGCTATGATTCGGCAGGGTAAAATCTACGAAAATGTTATGGTTGATTTAATGCTTACCAATGAGAAACTGGTTGAACGAGCCAAACGAATTTTGATGATTTTTTCAGATATTGATTATGACCGTGCTGAAGAATTACTAAATAAAGCAGGCGGACATGTTAAAACAGCGTTGGTGATGGCTCTTGGAGATGTAACAAAATCCGATGCTTCCAGGTTACTTAAAAAGCATAATGGCTTTGTTCGTAAAGCACTTTTAAGTTTTGATAAATAA
- a CDS encoding squalene synthase, with protein MLTNILRFPYYVFRPLYERTSFHRSVIDDLNDDDLKGAYSHCRGITRKHAKTFYMATRFLPNEKQRGIFAIYGLCRYLDDLVDEAEDLIIEQKITVDQVEEKLEMFKQRLIDVYEGRIVDDPILTAFSDTLKQYKISMELPFLLMEGVKMDLVKSRFENFDEIYDYSYKVASVVGLMTSEVFGYTNNNALQYAVDLGIAMQLTNILRDVGEDLRRGRIYLPQEDLKRFDVSEEELFNYTLDDKFSELMKFQINRTREYYEKADKGICLLSSDSRLPVYLARHNYSRILDKIEENNYNVFDHRAYLNYTEKLSILPRAYLDMKTDS; from the coding sequence ATGCTTACAAATATACTCCGATTTCCATATTACGTTTTTCGCCCTTTATACGAGCGGACTTCTTTTCATCGATCTGTGATTGATGATCTGAATGACGACGACTTGAAGGGAGCTTATTCTCATTGCCGAGGTATTACCCGAAAGCATGCTAAGACTTTCTATATGGCTACTCGATTTCTCCCTAACGAAAAACAACGTGGAATTTTCGCCATATATGGATTGTGCCGTTATCTCGACGATTTAGTTGATGAAGCTGAAGACCTTATTATAGAACAAAAAATTACGGTCGATCAGGTTGAAGAGAAACTTGAGATGTTTAAGCAGCGTCTCATAGATGTATATGAAGGCAGAATTGTTGACGATCCCATTCTTACAGCTTTTTCCGATACCCTGAAACAGTACAAAATTTCTATGGAGCTTCCTTTCCTGCTAATGGAAGGAGTGAAGATGGACTTGGTTAAAAGCAGATTCGAAAACTTCGACGAGATTTATGACTATTCGTATAAAGTTGCTTCAGTGGTTGGGTTAATGACTAGCGAGGTTTTTGGCTACACGAATAATAACGCTCTTCAATACGCCGTGGATTTAGGAATTGCCATGCAGCTCACTAATATTTTAAGAGATGTAGGAGAAGATTTACGCCGTGGCAGAATATATCTTCCTCAAGAAGATCTTAAAAGGTTTGACGTTTCAGAGGAAGAGCTATTCAACTACACCTTAGACGATAAGTTTTCTGAGTTGATGAAATTTCAAATTAATCGTACTCGGGAATACTACGAGAAAGCAGATAAAGGGATTTGCTTGCTATCGAGTGATAGTCGTTTACCTGTGTACCTTGCAAGACACAATTACAGCAGAATTCTTGATAAAATTGAAGAGAACAATTACAACGTTTTCGATCATAGGGCATACCTGAATTACACTGAAAAACTTTCGATTCTGCCCCGTGCTTACCTAGATATGAAAACAGACAGTTAA
- a CDS encoding 6-O-methylguanine DNA methyltransferase has protein sequence MSSKSANDFYTRVYDVVSQIPLGKVTSYGAIAGYLGVESGARMVGYAMNNYRSYNLEYELPAHRVLNRLGQLTGRAHFEGDTMRERLLQEGVDFKEEYTVDIEKHFWNPSEHLD, from the coding sequence TTGAGCTCTAAATCAGCAAATGATTTTTACACTCGTGTTTATGATGTGGTTTCACAAATTCCTTTAGGAAAAGTGACTTCTTATGGAGCTATAGCAGGCTACCTTGGGGTTGAATCAGGAGCCCGAATGGTAGGTTATGCTATGAATAACTACCGTAGCTATAATTTGGAATATGAATTACCTGCGCACCGTGTACTTAATAGATTGGGACAATTAACAGGCCGAGCTCATTTCGAAGGAGATACCATGCGGGAACGCTTGCTTCAAGAAGGCGTAGATTTTAAAGAAGAGTACACCGTTGATATAGAGAAGCATTTTTGGAATCCTTCTGAACATTTAGATTAA
- a CDS encoding 6-pyruvoyl tetrahydrobiopterin synthase has protein sequence MPTWTLNTEFKFDAAHFIDGYDGKCGRMHGHSYRVKMTAKSNKLNPSQYLDTPDMVCDFKELKWAAKDSEKGGFDHGFLNELMPENTTAERIAEFIHKETKERIPGDIELTVTVWETETSWVEYTDKDV, from the coding sequence ATGCCTACTTGGACGCTAAATACTGAATTTAAATTTGATGCCGCTCACTTTATTGATGGTTATGATGGTAAGTGCGGTAGAATGCATGGTCATTCATACCGGGTAAAGATGACTGCAAAATCAAATAAACTGAATCCATCCCAATATCTTGATACCCCTGATATGGTATGTGATTTTAAAGAATTGAAATGGGCTGCAAAAGATTCTGAAAAAGGCGGTTTTGATCATGGCTTTCTTAACGAGTTAATGCCTGAGAATACAACCGCAGAACGAATAGCTGAGTTTATCCATAAAGAAACAAAAGAACGCATTCCGGGAGATATTGAACTCACCGTAACCGTTTGGGAAACAGAAACCAGTTGGGTAGAATACACAGATAAAGATGTTTAA
- a CDS encoding 7-carboxy-7-deazaguanine synthase QueE translates to MFKVDKEAELVTSNKDYMDVEYPIVEHFYTIQGEGAHTGRASYFIRTAGCDVNCWWCDVKESWEEEGHPKMSVRQLVEEAKKSKAPFTVITGGEPLLHDLLPLTLGLKSAGLKVHIETSGSSPLSGQLDWITLSPKRFKKPTEEVFNYVDELKVVVLTNKDLKWAEKNAEKCPEGTELLLQPEWETPESIELIVDYVKKNPEWGISLQTHKFLKVP, encoded by the coding sequence ATGTTTAAAGTAGATAAAGAAGCAGAATTAGTAACCAGTAACAAAGACTATATGGATGTTGAGTATCCGATAGTTGAGCATTTCTATACTATACAAGGGGAAGGAGCTCATACTGGCCGAGCATCATACTTTATCCGCACAGCCGGTTGTGATGTTAATTGTTGGTGGTGTGATGTGAAAGAAAGCTGGGAAGAAGAAGGGCATCCCAAAATGTCGGTCCGGCAATTAGTTGAAGAGGCAAAAAAAAGCAAAGCACCATTTACCGTTATAACGGGAGGGGAGCCTTTATTACACGATCTTTTGCCTTTAACGTTAGGCTTGAAGTCGGCGGGTCTCAAAGTTCATATAGAAACAAGTGGCTCTTCACCCTTGTCAGGTCAGCTTGACTGGATTACTCTTTCACCTAAAAGATTTAAGAAGCCAACTGAAGAAGTTTTCAACTATGTGGACGAATTAAAAGTAGTTGTTTTAACCAACAAGGATTTGAAATGGGCTGAAAAAAATGCCGAAAAATGTCCTGAAGGCACGGAATTATTACTTCAGCCTGAATGGGAAACTCCCGAGTCCATAGAATTAATTGTGGACTATGTTAAGAAAAACCCGGAATGGGGAATTAGCCTGCAAACGCACAAATTTCTTAAAGTCCCATAA
- a CDS encoding thioredoxin family protein, which produces MKKSNKLILSLSAVMILAAFTQITTVDVLKIGDKAPQTNLEVEDTSGRTLTLAGVADDNGLLVLFTCNTCPWVAKWEDRYNGLADLAGVNNIGMIALNPNERIRDRGESMEDMKRRAQKQGYSFPYALDEDHKLADAFGATRTPEIFLFDSNMKLVYHGAIDDNANDASTVEATYAEDAIRELVAGSGISQQETKSLGCTIKRTK; this is translated from the coding sequence ATGAAAAAATCAAATAAACTGATATTGAGTTTGTCAGCAGTTATGATTTTAGCTGCATTCACACAAATTACTACTGTTGATGTCCTAAAGATTGGCGACAAAGCACCACAAACTAATTTAGAAGTTGAAGACACTTCAGGCCGTACCTTAACACTTGCTGGCGTTGCGGATGATAATGGATTATTGGTGTTGTTTACGTGCAATACTTGTCCTTGGGTGGCTAAATGGGAAGACCGCTATAATGGTTTAGCTGACTTGGCAGGGGTAAATAATATTGGAATGATTGCTTTGAATCCAAATGAAAGGATCCGTGACCGCGGTGAATCGATGGAGGACATGAAGCGGCGGGCACAAAAGCAGGGTTATTCATTTCCATACGCTCTGGATGAAGACCACAAATTGGCGGATGCCTTTGGCGCAACGCGCACACCCGAAATCTTTCTTTTCGATTCTAATATGAAACTCGTTTATCACGGCGCAATTGATGATAATGCCAATGATGCTAGTACTGTTGAAGCTACATACGCTGAGGATGCAATTAGAGAGCTTGTAGCTGGTTCAGGGATCAGTCAGCAAGAAACTAAGTCACTTGGCTGTACCATAAAGCGAACCAAGTAA
- the accC gene encoding acetyl-CoA carboxylase biotin carboxylase subunit, whose amino-acid sequence MGDIKKVLVANRGEIALRVIHTCKELGIKTVAVYSRPDAHSPHVLHADESVFIGEAASSESYLVIDKIVDAVKQTGADAVHPGYGFLSENASFAERCKKENIIFIGPEPKAITLMGDKTEARKLMAKAEIPTPPGIKNELKDIEEARRVADDIGYPILVKAAAGGGGKGMRIVHKKEEFEASIKAAKSEARNAFGDDRIYIEKYLEEPRHVEFQIMADTHGNVLHVYDRECSVQRRHQKVIEEAPCALLTDELRAEMAKAAIKAAEACDYVGAGTIEFLVDKHMNFYFLEMNTRLQVEHPVTEMITGVDLVALQILVAEGKELPFKQEDLKINGHAIECRIYAEDPADNFLPSTGLLKKHRVPTGSGIRVDAGVEEGQQITINYDPMISKLSVHGPTREIARKRMLRALDEYEIAGCRTTIPFCEFTLNHPAFIEAKYDTHFVPDHFTPEKMQPNLPIEDVVLAASVLKNANDGETSEPVLAGEGTERSQWWKNRRG is encoded by the coding sequence ATGGGAGATATTAAGAAAGTATTAGTAGCCAATCGTGGTGAAATCGCACTTCGGGTTATTCACACCTGCAAAGAGTTAGGAATTAAAACAGTAGCCGTTTATTCTCGGCCTGACGCACATTCACCCCACGTACTTCATGCTGATGAATCTGTATTTATTGGGGAAGCTGCTTCGTCAGAAAGTTATCTGGTCATCGATAAAATTGTTGATGCCGTTAAGCAAACGGGTGCCGATGCGGTACATCCCGGATACGGATTTCTGAGTGAGAACGCGTCTTTTGCCGAGCGGTGCAAGAAAGAGAATATCATTTTTATAGGTCCGGAACCCAAAGCTATTACGCTGATGGGCGATAAGACCGAGGCCCGAAAGCTAATGGCTAAGGCGGAAATTCCAACTCCTCCAGGCATTAAGAATGAGCTCAAAGATATTGAAGAAGCTCGAAGGGTTGCTGATGATATCGGCTATCCGATTTTGGTAAAAGCCGCCGCCGGTGGTGGTGGAAAAGGGATGCGCATCGTCCACAAAAAAGAAGAGTTTGAGGCGAGCATCAAAGCGGCGAAATCGGAAGCCAGAAATGCTTTTGGCGATGACCGAATCTATATAGAGAAATATTTGGAAGAACCTCGGCATGTGGAATTTCAAATCATGGCTGATACTCACGGGAATGTGCTACATGTGTACGATCGGGAATGCTCGGTACAACGCCGGCATCAAAAAGTAATTGAAGAAGCGCCTTGCGCACTCCTGACCGATGAATTACGAGCTGAAATGGCAAAAGCTGCGATCAAAGCCGCTGAAGCTTGTGATTATGTAGGAGCCGGAACCATTGAGTTCCTTGTCGACAAACACATGAACTTCTATTTCCTGGAGATGAATACCCGACTTCAGGTTGAACACCCCGTTACAGAAATGATTACGGGCGTGGACTTGGTTGCTCTGCAGATTTTAGTAGCAGAAGGAAAAGAGCTTCCGTTCAAACAAGAAGATTTGAAAATAAATGGGCATGCGATCGAATGTCGTATTTATGCTGAAGATCCTGCTGATAATTTTCTGCCAAGTACAGGATTGCTTAAAAAGCACAGGGTGCCAACTGGTTCCGGAATTAGAGTGGATGCCGGAGTGGAGGAAGGACAGCAGATTACGATCAATTATGATCCTATGATCTCAAAGCTGAGTGTTCATGGACCGACTCGGGAAATTGCACGCAAACGCATGCTTCGTGCGCTAGACGAATATGAAATTGCCGGTTGTAGAACCACCATTCCTTTTTGTGAATTTACACTTAATCACCCGGCCTTTATTGAAGCGAAATACGATACTCATTTCGTCCCGGATCACTTCACCCCTGAAAAAATGCAGCCCAACTTACCAATAGAAGATGTGGTTTTAGCTGCCTCTGTACTAAAAAATGCGAATGACGGTGAAACGTCAGAGCCGGTACTGGCCGGAGAGGGTACGGAAAGAAGTCAGTGGTGGAAAAACCGCAGAGGGTAA
- the amrB gene encoding AmmeMemoRadiSam system protein B, with product MDVPSLTQKEIQGHIKNAKHLSTNSEYVRMLFVPNIIDADNFGELCTTYKTVVDQKFDTVVVIESYTGHLQKKLAMPSNDVFETRFGEVPVNDFLRNEFCDEEDDFFIADEGYSKDMSLYTQLPVLQSCFNDFDVVSLQIGDYDPAIIRELAFTLDELLLNKNALIVYCCDVPAGSPEELEKLRSLVVNNNESGLMHYLNSNEKTVNGARAFMSGILVARSWGYDVEFLDHIESASNICGYAKRTETQMV from the coding sequence ATGGATGTACCAAGCCTGACACAGAAAGAAATTCAAGGGCACATAAAAAATGCGAAGCATTTAAGTACAAATTCGGAATATGTCCGAATGCTCTTTGTCCCCAATATTATTGATGCAGATAATTTCGGTGAGCTTTGCACGACCTATAAAACCGTCGTAGATCAAAAGTTCGATACCGTTGTTGTAATTGAGTCTTATACAGGTCATTTACAGAAGAAATTAGCGATGCCATCAAACGATGTTTTTGAAACACGTTTTGGAGAAGTGCCTGTAAATGATTTTTTGAGGAATGAATTTTGTGATGAAGAGGATGACTTCTTTATTGCGGATGAGGGCTATAGCAAAGACATGAGTCTCTACACACAGCTGCCTGTACTTCAGTCCTGTTTTAATGATTTTGATGTGGTAAGCCTTCAAATTGGGGACTATGACCCTGCTATCATCCGTGAACTTGCTTTCACTTTAGATGAACTGCTGTTAAACAAAAACGCACTTATTGTGTACTGTTGTGATGTGCCTGCGGGAAGCCCCGAAGAACTCGAAAAGCTGCGATCATTAGTTGTAAACAATAATGAATCCGGTTTGATGCATTATCTCAATAGCAATGAGAAAACCGTAAATGGAGCCCGTGCTTTCATGAGTGGTATTCTGGTTGCCCGGTCCTGGGGATATGATGTTGAGTTTCTGGATCATATTGAGTCTGCTTCCAATATTTGTGGGTATGCAAAACGTACCGAAACTCAAATGGTCTGA
- a CDS encoding LacI family transcriptional regulator codes for MNKKVTIYEVAKRAEVAISTVSRVLNGSENVSKATKEKVEKAIDELNFRPQVSARKLASKEPQMLAIAVPSFTTPYFNEVLKGVKDEIKKMDLDIIMYNTGSKQPEEAVQNFFDRGTADAVILLSIDVSDKVHKLIQATQTPAVLVNAQHPSYNYFMLNDYQGGYLAGEHLVKQGFENLGMITSVIDSRASQQRLKGYTDALKNYKMKVDKSLFMSGDSTKHGGFTEESGFEAIYKFDKQGKFPDAIFCSNDTQAVGAIYALSKLGLKVPDDIAIMGYDNIKLSKYLELTTIDQKMYTIGVQATKRLAEIITKPDDELYQTTINPVLVKRGSTENKKAK; via the coding sequence ATGAATAAGAAAGTAACGATTTATGAGGTTGCCAAACGAGCAGAAGTGGCTATCTCAACTGTTTCACGCGTACTGAACGGATCGGAAAATGTTTCTAAAGCAACAAAAGAGAAGGTCGAAAAGGCTATTGATGAACTTAATTTCCGGCCACAGGTTAGCGCCCGAAAGCTTGCAAGTAAAGAGCCTCAAATGCTTGCCATTGCTGTTCCCTCTTTCACAACTCCATATTTTAATGAAGTTCTGAAAGGTGTTAAAGATGAAATCAAGAAAATGGATCTTGATATTATCATGTATAATACCGGATCAAAACAACCCGAGGAAGCCGTCCAAAACTTTTTTGACCGCGGCACTGCCGATGCGGTTATCCTGCTTTCTATTGATGTGAGTGATAAGGTGCATAAACTTATTCAGGCTACCCAAACTCCGGCTGTGCTAGTAAATGCTCAACATCCCTCCTACAATTATTTTATGCTGAATGATTACCAAGGCGGCTATTTAGCCGGTGAGCACTTGGTGAAGCAAGGCTTTGAGAATTTAGGGATGATTACCAGTGTAATTGACTCAAGGGCTTCTCAGCAAAGACTGAAAGGATATACAGATGCTTTAAAAAACTACAAAATGAAGGTCGACAAGTCTCTTTTCATGAGTGGTGACTCTACCAAACATGGTGGTTTTACAGAAGAGTCAGGCTTCGAAGCGATCTACAAATTCGACAAACAAGGAAAATTCCCTGACGCTATTTTTTGCTCTAATGATACCCAAGCCGTTGGTGCTATCTATGCACTCTCAAAATTGGGGTTGAAGGTGCCTGATGATATTGCCATCATGGGATATGACAACATCAAACTGAGTAAGTATCTCGAACTTACTACCATCGACCAAAAGATGTACACTATTGGTGTACAGGCTACAAAACGACTCGCAGAAATTATCACCAAACCGGATGACGAACTTTATCAAACGACTATAAATCCAGTATTGGTAAAACGAGGTTCTACAGAAAATAAAAAGGCTAAGTAA